The genomic region AACACCAAACCTTGTTCAACGGGCAGAAGCCCGTTTATTCAACCGAATATTTTACTACTGCTACCCTGTGGGGCAGATATGTGCCGCACAAAACGGTGCAATTGTTTGCCTTTGTCCCCTACACCTACTTTGCCAGAAATGAGGACGGGATAAGCACCCGAACACAGGGTTTGGGCGATATTACGCTTATGGCCAATTATGTATTGCTAAACACTACTGATAGTGCCAAAAGAAAGTTTAAGCACGCGTTGCAAATTGGCGGAGGAATAAAACTGCCCTTGGGGGCAACCGATAGAAGGGATGCTAACGGTATTTTACCTCAAAATATGCAGCAAGGCACCGGTTCTTTTGATGTACCTATCAACCTGCTATATACCCTTAGGTATAAAAAGGCGGGGATGAATGTTGAGGCAGGATATACGGTGAACAATGCCGGATCCAATGAGTATTGGTACGGTAATAAGTTTAACGGCGCATTGCGTTTGTTTTATTGGCAAGATTACCGCAATACCAGTTTTTTACCGCAAATAGGTATTAACTACGAGCACCGCGAGCGCGATTGGTACAAACCCGACGGATTTTTGAATTTTACGGGAGGCGATGCCCTATCGGCTACTGTTGTGGCCGATGTGTATTTTTATAAGATGGCCGTTGGGGTGGGCGTTAAACAACCCCTTATTTATAATTGGGGTGGCGGAAGTGTTACTGAAAAAATTTCGTTCACATCAAGCATCGTTTATATGTTTTAATGTATCTAATTAATGAAACCGTTTATAAAAAGGGCGGCCTTGGCTGCCATACTAGCGTTCTTTATTACTTCATGTAGCAAGAAGGAGCAAAATCCTTCTCCATCAAATAATCCGGCTGAGAAAGCAGTGTTTGATATACAATCGCCTAAAGAAGGTACTGTATTTAACATTGGCGATACTGTGTGGCTTAAGGGCACAGTTACTACTCAGGATGATTTGCACGGCTACGATGTGAAGATTACCAATACCACTGCGCAAAGTGTGGTGTTTTTTGGCGGCGACCATTTGCACGGCAATACGATAGTGTTAAACTCGTTTTGGGTTAACAATGTTAAAAGCCCCTCAGAAATGGTGTTTGAGCTGGCAATTGCAAAAAACCACAGCGGTGCTGTTGAACGACAACTTGTAAATTTCCATTGTCATCCATAGATATATAGAAGTTTTAATTGAGCGAAAAACGCCGGACAGTTTCCTGTCAGGCGTTTTTTGTTTAGTGCGGTTTACAAAAGTTGGGTAATCCACCAAGTGTTGCCAAAGGGGTCGGTTATCCCTCCGCTGCGTCCATAATCTTTGTTCTCAGGCGGAAAGATAGAAGTTGCTCCGGCGGCTATCGCTTTTGCATAACAATCATCGGCATCAGCCACATACACATACAAACCTGCTGTGCAAGGTTGCCAAGGGCCGCCTGCCTGCCCAAACATTATCAGGCTGTCGCCTATACTCACTTCGGCGTGCATAATTTCAGTACTGCCTTCGCGTGTATAGCGGCTCACTTCTTGGGCATCAAATACAGCCTTTGTAAAATCAAAAAACAACGATGCGTTGTTTAAAATTAAATAGGGCATTACGTTGTGGTGCCCTGCGGGGATGCTAAGTGTTGTCATAGTTTATAGAACAAAGGTAGGGGTTGGTTTTTTGTAAAATTGTACAAACACGACATTTACGTAGCACTCATATACTCTGCGCCCTCAGCGTGGCCGCCAAAGTAGGTTTTGGGGTGATGTCCTGAAAAGGCTTTAAAATCACGGATAAAGTGCGATTGATCGTAATACCCGCAACGATGTGCAATGTGGGTAAGTGGCAGTTGGCTGCCGTATAGCTTTAAAACATTTTGAAAACGGGCAATGCGTGTGTATAGTTTGGGACTGAACCCTGAATATTCTTTGAATCTGCGCTCAAACTGGCGTACCGAAAGGCTGTAGGTATCGGCTAATAGACTAACGTTACGTGTTTCAGCATCAAACAGCACTTGTTTTATTGACGTTAAAATACCCGGATGCGGTACAAACTGTTTGTTAAGTCGTTGTTGAAAGAAACCGCAAAGCAAATGCAACCGTTGATGATTAGTTTCAGCAAGCATCATTTGTTCTTCAAGGCAACGGCCGTCAGCATTAGCCAGGGTTTGCCAATCGGGAGCATGATTACTGGTTTCGTAGGTAGGGATGCCAAATAATAGGGGGATTGCAAACGGGTATAAGTACACCCCGAAAATGCTGAAATCTTCGGTAGTTATAAACCTTCGGTAATGTTGTGACTGACCGTGTAAATGAAACAGGGGAGAGGATAGGATGCCGTTGGGTGTGATTTCATTAAACCGGCCTTTGTAATGGCAAATCAGTTCGGGGCAACCATCGGCATACGAGCGGTATATATAAGGAGTTTGTGCAGAAGCCTCACCCTCAAGCACCCAAAAACTGCGCACATACAGTGCCAGCGAAGGAGGTGGAGGGATAGTGAGGTAACGCATAGTAAAACAAAAATAGAACTAAGTAATAAACAAAAAAGCCTTTCAGGGTTTCTGAAAGGCTTTCGGGGTTGTGCCCAAGACCGGGGTCGAACCGGTACGAGTGTTAGCTCACTGGTGTTTGAGACCAGCGCGTCTACCAATTCCGCCACCTGGGCAGGTAGTTTTCCTTTTACTACCGCGCTGCTACAGGGTAGCAGGGATAATTAAGGGGTTGCAAATGTATGTAAAGTTTCTATTAAGCGCAAAATATATTTACGTTTATGATAAATTTCTTTTGCTTTTAACAGAAGTGTTTGTTTTTCAGCATCATTTGCTGCGTCGAATTTTATACCTGTTTCAGTAAGTTGTCCGTTTATGTCTGTTTGAAGGTCTTCAACTTGCTTTTGCAGCCCTGCAATCATGGTCTGGTCGGGGTTTAATTCAAACTCCATCAACGCCTCGTTAATGTCCATCATCTCCATTAAAAAATCAGGAGGCAACGAGTGTTTATCCCCTTCGGTTACCAATCCTTGCAAATCCAAAATGTGATGTACACGGCGGTAATAATCTTTTAAGGTTTTGTAGGCATTATTGTTCAGGGTGCTCATCTCAAGCATTTCAGCTTGTTTAGCACTGTCTTCCTGTCCAAAATGGTCGGGGTGATAGCTGCGGGTATTCTGGTAGTATTTGTCCTTTAGCAGCTTCTCATCAATATTAAAAGCAACCGGCAGGCCAAAAAACTCAAAATAGTTAACAGATGTCAAACCTTACTTGGTGAAAATTTTATAAAAGTCGTTACCGAAGATAAACACCATCAGCGACAGCAATATCACCATACCGATTACTTGCATCACGTGCAGGAATTTTTCGGGCAATGGGCGGCCGCTTACCATTTCTATCAGTAAGAATACAACGTGTCCGCCGTCAAGTGCGGGGATGGGAAGCAAGTTCATAAAGGCAAGGATTACCGATAGCAAACCGGTTAGGTTCCAAAAACGTTGCCAGTCCCAATCGCTGCCAAATTGCTGAGCAATGCCCACAGGGCCTGACAGTGACTTAGAAGCATCGGCTTCGCCTTGGAATATTTTGCCGAAGAAACGCACGTTAAGGCTTAGGTTTTCAGCGGCTAAATCATAACCCACACCAAAGCTTTGGCCAAAACTAAAGCGCTCAACAATAATGGTGTCGGGCAAATCGGTTTTTTGAACAATGCCCATTTTGCCGTTTTTATCAATATTTGCTACCAGTTGTATCGTGTCTTTGTCACGAACCACTTTTAGCGGTGCCCAATGTTGCGGGTGTTTTCTGACTAATTTGGTAAACTCGTGGAAATACTTAACAGGCTGACCGTAAATCTCAATGATTTTGTCACCTCTTTTAAGAGCAGGGCTTTTACCGTTTGCGTTCACATAGGTTGAGTCAACCGTGAATTTTGTACGCATGGCGATAAAGTTGTTCTTATTATCCGCCATACTGTCTATAAACCCTTTAGGTAATGTAATATCTACCCTTTTTCCATTGCGTTCTACTGTATATACAGCACCGTCCAAGTAATGGTTGGGGTTGGTTACCTCCCTAAAAGTGGTTACTTTCTTACCGTCAATTTCTAGAATTTTATCACCGTCTTCAAAGCCTACACTGCGACCCAAATCAAGGGCTGCAATACCGTGTATGGCTTTTTCCATCGGCTCAGATTCACGACCGTAGCCAAAAGCTAAAAAGGCAAAAATTAATATACCCAAAATGGCGTTTACAGTAACACCGCCAATCATTACGATTAGGCGTTGCCATGCCGGTTTGGCGCGAAACTCCCAAGGTTCTGGATCGTGTTTCAATTGGTCAGTGTCCAACGATTCATCAATCATACCGGCAATTTTCACATAGCCGCCCAATGGCAGCCAGCCTATACCGTATTCTGTATCGCCCTTTTTAAAGCTGAATAGTTTTATTCCCCATGCGTCAAAAAACAGGTAGAATTTTTCTACCTTAATTCCAAAAGCCCTAGCGGCTAAAAAGTGTCCTAACTCGTGCAGGGTTACCAAAATGGCCAGTGATAGAATCAACTGTCCGGCCATTACCAATACATCCATCTATGTTTATTTATTATTTGTGGGCGATATTACAAATTTCGAGTCGCAAAGGTAGTTTTTTTCGTTGAGTGGCTACGGCTAAACTATTAAAAGTCTATTTCGCCGTATTTGCCCGCCTCATAATCCATAATGGCCGTTTGTATTTCTTTAAAGCTGTTCATCACAAAAGGACCGTAAGGAACAATCGGTTCGCCGATGGGCACACCGCCGTAAAGCATCAGGTCACGGTCTTCGTCAGATGGGTTGCTAATGGGCAAGCCAACACTGTGTTCGTCAAATATTGCCATGTGGTAGCTACCCACAGGGGTTTTATCTTCTCCCAGTAATACTTCATTTTTGGGTGCGTAAGCAAAAATGTTGTAATCAAGCGGTACTTGTAGCATCACATCTGTTTTAGCAGGTAAGTGCAAATGGTACACAAACACAGGGCTGAAGGTTTTTACAGGTGAAGCAAGCTCGCCGTAACTTCCGGCAAGTATTTTCAAATAGGCACCGTTTTCAAACTTGTGGCGTGGTATTTCACTGTCATTCAGGTTAAAGTACTCAGGTTTGTGGCCTTTGTGCTTGGCAGGCAGGTTTATCCATAACTGAAAACCATGCAACAAACCTCCTTGCGACGAAAAGTCCTTGCTTTGTTTTTCTGAATGAATAATGCCGCTCCCTGCTATCATGTATTGCATTCCCCCCGATTTGGCAATACCGTGGTTACCCATACTGTCTTTATGTTCTATCTCTCCTTCAAGAATGTAGGAAAGGGTAATAAAACCGCGGTGCGGATGCTCATCAGTACCTTTTTGGGGTCCGGGACCTTGTTGTGTAGGTCCCATTTGGTCAAGCAATAAAAAAGGGTCAAAATGTTTCAATTCCCTGTTGGGTAAGGGACGGTTTATATACATACCCGGAGCTAATAACTCCCTTGTGGCAGCGTATGTTTTAATTACTTTTCGGCTCATTGTCGTAAGATTTCATTTGTAAATACAAATGTTGAGCCAAAGTGGTTTTTGGTGGTTAGTTGTTGGTAGGAGCGTTTTTGCGACGGGCATAAAGCCCATCGCTTTGAGAGTTGCAGCGCGGAGCAGGGTTTTAAACCCTGCTCCGCGCTAAAATTTTAAAGAACAGGATTTTATATCCTGTAATTTTATTGCGGAGGGCTTTAACCCACCTTAGATTGAAGAAATATCTACTTGCCGAGGTCACAAAAAAGGCTAGTCTTTCCTTTCGAAAGCCTTATAAAGTATATATTGAAATAACCTAATGAGCGAAGTGCATTTTTCAAATCAACCACTGTACCCATTTTTAGTTCGCGTTCAAAAAGTAGGTTTATGTTTGCTGTTTGAGGCTCCCAGCTATGAATTGGGGTTAAGAGTTTTGTTAAAGTATCTAAATCGTTATAATAGTTTCCTTGCCAGTAATATAAGGCAGTATCGGTTCCCCTTTTATAGCCTACTGTAATGGTATTTTCAATGATACTTCTCATTTCTA from Bacteroidota bacterium harbors:
- a CDS encoding VOC family protein, with amino-acid sequence MTTLSIPAGHHNVMPYLILNNASLFFDFTKAVFDAQEVSRYTREGSTEIMHAEVSIGDSLIMFGQAGGPWQPCTAGLYVYVADADDCYAKAIAAGATSIFPPENKDYGRSGGITDPFGNTWWITQLL
- a CDS encoding AraC family transcriptional regulator, producing the protein MRYLTIPPPPSLALYVRSFWVLEGEASAQTPYIYRSYADGCPELICHYKGRFNEITPNGILSSPLFHLHGQSQHYRRFITTEDFSIFGVYLYPFAIPLLFGIPTYETSNHAPDWQTLANADGRCLEEQMMLAETNHQRLHLLCGFFQQRLNKQFVPHPGILTSIKQVLFDAETRNVSLLADTYSLSVRQFERRFKEYSGFSPKLYTRIARFQNVLKLYGSQLPLTHIAHRCGYYDQSHFIRDFKAFSGHHPKTYFGGHAEGAEYMSAT
- the hscB gene encoding Fe-S protein assembly co-chaperone HscB — encoded protein: MTSVNYFEFFGLPVAFNIDEKLLKDKYYQNTRSYHPDHFGQEDSAKQAEMLEMSTLNNNAYKTLKDYYRRVHHILDLQGLVTEGDKHSLPPDFLMEMMDINEALMEFELNPDQTMIAGLQKQVEDLQTDINGQLTETGIKFDAANDAEKQTLLLKAKEIYHKRKYILRLIETLHTFATP
- the rseP gene encoding RIP metalloprotease RseP produces the protein MDVLVMAGQLILSLAILVTLHELGHFLAARAFGIKVEKFYLFFDAWGIKLFSFKKGDTEYGIGWLPLGGYVKIAGMIDESLDTDQLKHDPEPWEFRAKPAWQRLIVMIGGVTVNAILGILIFAFLAFGYGRESEPMEKAIHGIAALDLGRSVGFEDGDKILEIDGKKVTTFREVTNPNHYLDGAVYTVERNGKRVDITLPKGFIDSMADNKNNFIAMRTKFTVDSTYVNANGKSPALKRGDKIIEIYGQPVKYFHEFTKLVRKHPQHWAPLKVVRDKDTIQLVANIDKNGKMGIVQKTDLPDTIIVERFSFGQSFGVGYDLAAENLSLNVRFFGKIFQGEADASKSLSGPVGIAQQFGSDWDWQRFWNLTGLLSVILAFMNLLPIPALDGGHVVFLLIEMVSGRPLPEKFLHVMQVIGMVILLSLMVFIFGNDFYKIFTK
- a CDS encoding pirin family protein — protein: MSRKVIKTYAATRELLAPGMYINRPLPNRELKHFDPFLLLDQMGPTQQGPGPQKGTDEHPHRGFITLSYILEGEIEHKDSMGNHGIAKSGGMQYMIAGSGIIHSEKQSKDFSSQGGLLHGFQLWINLPAKHKGHKPEYFNLNDSEIPRHKFENGAYLKILAGSYGELASPVKTFSPVFVYHLHLPAKTDVMLQVPLDYNIFAYAPKNEVLLGEDKTPVGSYHMAIFDEHSVGLPISNPSDEDRDLMLYGGVPIGEPIVPYGPFVMNSFKEIQTAIMDYEAGKYGEIDF